A region of Buchnera aphidicola (Nurudea yanoniella) DNA encodes the following proteins:
- the nuoG gene encoding NADH-quinone oxidoreductase subunit NuoG produces the protein MAIISIDKKKYNVNDSENLLHACLSLGFNLPYFCWHPVLGSIGACRQCVVKQYHNDKDTIGRLVVSCMTPITDDLIISINDHEAVDFRKGIIELLMTNHPHDCPICEEGGNCHLQDMTVMAKHYIRRYRFSKRTHKNQNLGPFIQHEMNRCISCYRCVRYYKDYADGTDFGVFGISNNIYFGRFKEGQLESEFSGNLIDVCPTGVFTDKTQSETYTRKWDLQYAPSICQHCCIGCNISVGERYGKICKIENRYHGSINRYFLCDLGRFSYGYSNLKDRPKWSMHRINSKKQYVLDSIEQSIKLVSKNLERSSKIIGIGSSRASLESNYALQKLVGRENFSIGLLQIELDCIQLIEKILKDSGIYVPTLREIENYDMILVIGEDITQTSPMVALSVRQAIKNSSKKIEFSKKIQKWHSLAIKNLSQNIKNKLFVINTCSTKLDDISEISHFSNINDQVQLCFQIAHELDKTFSNFSNLSICDMKIVKKIVLAMLSSKNPLIISGSHCNSVELIQAVHNIAKALKNLEKEVGLVLLTSDSNSLGIQLLKGMSLEQSMDSVLKEKCDSIIILENDLFRYFPESKLLNWFSKIKNIIVIDHLNTKTIKIGKITLPASNSFESSGTIVNYEGRAQRFFQVYDTGFYNKSLHILDSWMWLHLIECKLYKKPKIWYTLDDVIHSMCSENYSLREIKFLAPNSSFRVFNQKLARSSHRSSGRTSMRSNINVHEVKQPEDKNSMFSFSMEGCQQIYKYSSYIPFAWVPGWNSIQAWNKFQKEINGELYCGDSGRRLFSYDPCQSIPWFDNISFIVTDSSYYVVPCYFLFGSEQLSQWSLTIQENIFYVAGIMNTQDAKTLSIQSGSQIEFICCKTKFTIIVHLSSKMKSKQLGLPLGYSNFPLSLSRKKVVELRKIIV, from the coding sequence TAATTTCTATAGATAAAAAAAAATATAATGTTAATGATTCAGAAAATTTATTACATGCTTGTCTATCACTTGGTTTTAATTTACCTTATTTTTGTTGGCATCCTGTATTAGGCAGTATTGGTGCATGTCGTCAATGTGTTGTAAAGCAATATCATAATGATAAGGATACGATAGGAAGATTAGTAGTATCTTGTATGACTCCTATTACGGATGATTTAATAATTTCTATAAATGATCATGAAGCGGTAGATTTTAGGAAAGGTATTATAGAGTTGTTAATGACTAATCATCCACATGATTGTCCTATTTGTGAAGAAGGTGGAAATTGTCATCTTCAAGATATGACTGTAATGGCTAAACATTATATTAGACGATATAGATTTTCAAAAAGAACTCATAAAAATCAAAATTTAGGACCTTTTATTCAACATGAAATGAATCGATGTATTTCTTGTTACAGATGTGTGCGTTATTACAAGGATTATGCTGATGGTACAGACTTTGGAGTTTTTGGAATTAGTAACAATATTTATTTTGGAAGGTTCAAAGAAGGACAATTAGAAAGCGAATTTTCGGGAAATTTGATTGATGTTTGTCCTACTGGAGTTTTTACTGATAAGACACAGTCTGAAACATATACAAGAAAATGGGATTTACAATATGCCCCAAGTATTTGTCAGCATTGTTGTATTGGATGTAATATTAGTGTAGGTGAAAGGTATGGAAAAATATGTAAGATAGAAAATCGATATCATGGTAGTATTAATCGCTATTTTTTATGTGATTTGGGGAGATTTAGTTATGGTTATTCCAATTTAAAAGATAGACCGAAATGGTCTATGCATCGCATTAATAGTAAGAAACAATATGTTTTAGATAGTATAGAACAGTCTATTAAATTAGTGTCTAAAAATTTAGAACGTTCTTCTAAAATAATTGGGATTGGTTCTAGCCGGGCTAGTTTAGAAAGTAATTATGCTTTGCAAAAATTAGTTGGACGAGAAAATTTTTCAATAGGATTATTACAAATAGAATTAGATTGTATACAATTAATAGAAAAAATTTTAAAAGATAGTGGTATTTATGTGCCTACATTAAGAGAAATAGAAAATTATGACATGATTCTTGTTATTGGAGAGGATATTACTCAAACTTCTCCTATGGTAGCTTTATCTGTCAGGCAAGCAATCAAGAATAGTTCAAAAAAAATAGAATTTTCAAAGAAAATCCAAAAATGGCATTCATTAGCTATTAAAAATCTTTCTCAAAATATAAAAAATAAATTATTTGTTATAAATACATGTTCAACCAAATTAGACGATATTTCTGAAATAAGTCATTTTTCTAATATAAATGATCAAGTACAATTATGTTTTCAAATTGCGCATGAGCTTGATAAAACTTTTTCTAATTTTAGTAATTTGAGTATATGTGACATGAAAATAGTTAAAAAAATTGTTTTAGCTATGTTATCATCTAAAAATCCTCTTATTATTTCTGGTTCACATTGCAATAGTGTAGAATTAATTCAAGCTGTTCATAATATAGCAAAAGCATTAAAAAATTTGGAGAAAGAAGTTGGTTTAGTTCTTCTGACATCTGATTCTAATAGTTTAGGAATACAGTTGTTAAAAGGCATGTCATTAGAACAATCTATGGATAGTGTGCTCAAAGAAAAATGTGATTCTATAATAATTTTAGAAAATGATTTATTTCGTTATTTTCCTGAATCTAAACTTTTAAATTGGTTTAGTAAGATTAAAAATATCATAGTTATTGATCATCTTAATACTAAAACAATAAAAATAGGAAAAATAACTCTTCCAGCTTCTAATTCTTTTGAAAGTTCAGGAACAATTGTAAATTATGAAGGTCGAGCACAGAGATTTTTTCAAGTATATGATACTGGATTTTACAATAAAAGTTTGCATATTTTAGATAGTTGGATGTGGTTGCATCTTATAGAATGTAAGTTGTATAAGAAACCTAAGATCTGGTATACATTAGATGATGTTATTCATAGTATGTGTTCTGAAAATTATAGTTTACGAGAGATAAAATTTTTAGCTCCTAATTCATCTTTTAGAGTTTTTAATCAAAAATTAGCAAGATCCTCACATCGTTCTAGTGGTCGTACATCAATGCGATCTAATATTAACGTTCATGAAGTTAAACAACCTGAAGATAAAAATTCTATGTTTTCTTTTTCTATGGAAGGATGCCAACAAATTTATAAATATTCTTCTTATATACCTTTTGCTTGGGTTCCTGGTTGGAATTCAATACAGGCTTGGAACAAGTTTCAAAAAGAAATTAATGGAGAATTATATTGTGGAGATTCTGGAAGGAGGTTATTTTCATATGACCCATGTCAATCTATTCCCTGGTTTGATAATATATCTTTTATTGTTACAGATTCTAGTTATTATGTGGTTCCATGTTATTTTTTGTTTGGAAGTGAGCAATTATCGCAATGGTCTTTGACAATTCAGGAAAATATATTTTATGTTGCAGGAATTATGAACACTCAAGATGCAAAAACTTTATCTATTCAATCTGGATCACAAATAGAATTTATTTGTTGTAAAACTAAATTTACGATAATTGTGCATTTATCGTCAAAAATGAAATCTAAGCAATTAGGTTTACCTTTGGGATATTCAAATTTTCCCTTATCTCTTTCTAGAAAAAAAGTTGTCGAGTTGCGTAAGATAATTGTATGA
- a CDS encoding NADH-quinone oxidoreductase subunit N produces MMITSEQLIVLCPFLILLLTVITIILLISYYRNHFSIFLCSIIGLVFTLLFLYIVQKNIPIDITILFHIDKYSFLYILVVIVSSIISCIFSYFALKNSHYNKEEFYLLLVLSTIGCISLIISNHMFSLFIGMELIFLPTLGLISYTYYKKRSLEAALKYMILSCSISVLALFGIALVYSITGSLTFSSVIYECVVSSLSPNYIFLCGLGLIILSFFFKLSVFPFHIWISDVYEGTEPTVLMYFSTAVKIAVFSVFFKIFIFLTFFNVKFFHIVFEVISCCSIIFGSFMALFQTNIKRFLGYSSISQFGYLLILLLSSKNFDFSLEAVGIYLISYFLSSIGIFGLISVLSNLNYTWKCDFIKFYHGLFWKNSVLSTILSIFLFSFSGIPITIGFIGKFYILSLIIRENLWLLGIMFLIGSILGIYSYLSIVTKFYLYPQVFSKEDKIVLDIYSKNCILFLLAISLLILVLGIYPNLIIGIMSTYKPILFVNL; encoded by the coding sequence ATGATGATTACTTCAGAACAGTTAATAGTTCTTTGTCCATTTTTAATTTTATTATTGACTGTAATAACAATAATTTTACTTATTTCATATTATCGTAACCATTTTTCTATTTTTTTATGTTCTATTATAGGATTAGTATTTACTTTATTATTTTTATATATAGTTCAAAAAAATATACCTATAGATATTACTATATTGTTTCATATAGATAAGTATTCGTTTTTATATATCTTAGTGGTTATTGTATCGAGTATTATTTCGTGTATATTTTCATATTTTGCATTAAAGAATTCACATTATAATAAAGAAGAATTTTATTTATTATTAGTACTTTCTACAATTGGTTGTATTTCATTAATTATTTCTAATCATATGTTTTCTTTATTTATTGGAATGGAATTGATTTTTTTACCTACTTTAGGATTGATTTCATATACATATTATAAAAAACGTTCATTAGAAGCGGCCCTAAAATATATGATTTTGTCTTGTTCAATTTCAGTATTAGCATTGTTTGGAATTGCTTTAGTATATTCTATTACAGGTAGTTTAACATTTTCTAGTGTGATATATGAATGTGTTGTATCTTCTTTAAGTCCAAATTATATTTTTTTATGTGGTTTAGGATTAATTATTTTATCGTTTTTCTTCAAGCTATCTGTATTTCCATTTCATATATGGATTTCAGATGTTTATGAAGGAACAGAACCAACGGTATTAATGTATTTTTCCACTGCTGTAAAAATTGCAGTGTTCAGTGTATTTTTTAAGATATTTATTTTTTTAACATTTTTTAATGTAAAGTTTTTTCATATTGTATTCGAAGTAATATCCTGTTGTTCCATTATTTTTGGAAGTTTCATGGCTTTATTCCAAACCAATATCAAGAGATTTTTAGGATATTCTTCTATTTCTCAATTTGGATATTTGTTAATATTATTATTATCTTCTAAAAATTTTGATTTTTCTTTAGAAGCTGTAGGCATATATTTAATAAGTTATTTTTTATCTAGTATTGGAATTTTTGGATTAATTAGTGTTCTTTCTAATTTAAATTATACATGGAAATGTGATTTTATTAAATTTTATCATGGATTGTTTTGGAAAAATTCGGTTTTATCGACTATACTAAGTATATTTTTGTTTTCTTTTTCTGGCATTCCTATAACTATTGGTTTTATTGGAAAGTTTTATATTTTATCTTTAATAATTAGAGAAAACTTATGGTTATTAGGTATTATGTTTTTGATAGGATCAATTTTAGGTATATATTCATATTTAAGTATAGTAACTAAATTTTATCTATATCCGCAAGTTTTTAGTAAAGAAGATAAAATAGTTTTAGATATATACAGTAAAAATTGTATATTATTTTTATTAGCAATATCTTTATTGATATTAGTATTAGGTATTTATCCAAATTTAATAATTGGTATAATGTCAACATATAAACCTATTTTATTTGTTAATCTTTAG
- the nuoH gene encoding NADH-quinone oxidoreductase subunit NuoH translates to MLILKSVLLLFFVFLFAAIMSILERRILGFLQNRHGPNRVGWHGTLQIAADMIKIFFKEDWIPGFSKRAIFVLSPILGFVFLFLVMAIIPVSRSFVVIDLNIGILFFLMMASLSVYSVLLAGWSSNSKYALLGAIRATAQTLSYEVFLGLSLMGVVARAKSFNMISIVNSQVSMWNCIPQFFGLITFLIAGLALCHRHPFDQPESEQELSDGYHIEYSGMKFGLFFISEYISIIVISSLITTMFFGGWLGFGFSSIFLFFLKTVFFIFLFILIRASLPRPRYDKVILFGWKFCFPLTLINLIFTAIFILYKF, encoded by the coding sequence GTGTTAATTTTAAAATCGGTTTTATTATTGTTCTTTGTTTTTTTATTTGCAGCAATCATGAGTATTTTAGAACGTAGAATATTAGGTTTCTTACAAAATCGACACGGACCTAATAGAGTGGGATGGCACGGAACATTACAAATAGCAGCAGATATGATAAAAATATTTTTCAAAGAAGATTGGATTCCTGGATTTAGTAAACGAGCAATTTTTGTTTTATCTCCCATTTTGGGGTTTGTTTTTTTGTTCCTTGTTATGGCAATTATACCAGTTAGTCGTAGTTTTGTTGTAATAGATTTAAATATAGGTATTTTATTTTTTTTAATGATGGCATCTCTTTCAGTATATTCTGTTTTGCTTGCAGGTTGGTCTAGTAATAGTAAGTATGCATTGTTAGGAGCTATTCGTGCTACTGCACAAACATTATCGTATGAAGTTTTTTTAGGTCTTTCGTTAATGGGAGTTGTAGCTCGTGCCAAATCATTTAATATGATTTCTATTGTTAATAGTCAGGTTTCTATGTGGAATTGTATTCCTCAATTTTTTGGATTAATAACATTTTTAATAGCAGGTTTAGCATTATGTCATCGTCATCCTTTTGATCAACCGGAATCTGAACAAGAATTATCAGATGGCTATCATATTGAATATTCAGGTATGAAATTTGGTTTGTTCTTTATTAGTGAATATATTTCTATTATTGTTATTTCGAGTTTAATTACAACAATGTTTTTTGGTGGTTGGTTAGGATTTGGATTTTCTTCAATTTTTTTATTTTTTTTAAAAACTGTGTTTTTTATTTTTTTATTTATTTTAATTCGGGCTTCTTTGCCTCGACCTCGTTATGATAAAGTAATATTGTTTGGATGGAAATTTTGTTTTCCTTTAACTTTAATAAATTTAATATTTACTGCTATTTTTATATTGTATAAATTTTAG
- a CDS encoding NADH-quinone oxidoreductase subunit J: MELSFYGFGLMSIIFTVFTIFSKNPMYSLIFLIASFLSTSGVFFSLGAFFAAALEVIIYSGAIMVLFVFVIMMFNFKNFTSCSTISNISFIKLVALSIIFLALVLSVFLFLSNLSDKYIYNIIISTHEVGIKLFQDYILIIELVSMLLLTSLIIVFHIGKKKDK; the protein is encoded by the coding sequence ATGGAATTATCTTTTTATGGTTTTGGATTAATGTCTATTATTTTTACAGTTTTTACAATTTTTAGCAAAAATCCAATGTATTCTTTGATTTTTTTAATAGCATCTTTTTTATCTACATCAGGTGTCTTTTTTTCATTAGGAGCATTTTTTGCAGCAGCATTAGAAGTAATAATTTATTCTGGTGCTATAATGGTTTTATTTGTATTTGTTATTATGATGTTTAATTTTAAAAATTTTACATCTTGTTCTACAATATCTAATATATCGTTTATAAAATTGGTAGCACTCAGTATTATTTTTTTAGCATTAGTTTTGAGTGTATTTTTATTTTTGTCTAATTTAAGTGATAAATATATATATAATATTATTATTAGCACACATGAAGTAGGAATAAAATTATTTCAAGATTATATTTTAATAATTGAATTAGTATCAATGTTACTTTTAACTTCCTTAATAATAGTGTTTCATATTGGAAAAAAAAAAGATAAGTAA
- a CDS encoding NADH-quinone oxidoreductase subunit M: MILPIFILIPFLGGIACWCFDQYGIKISHYIALVLTSLLFVLSFSCLFCDLTIFVSHSYKSFWNFEYQTSWIPQLGITFYLAADSLSILMLVLTNFLGMISVLCSWNRIEKKIGFFYLNLLWILSFSVGIFLSIDLFLFFFFWEIIIFPMYFLIILWGYKVNSKNTCLNRYIAANKFFIYSQFSGLILLFSILLLVYSNYTCTHVLSFNYDILRNVSLGIFMETFIMIGFFLAFSIKIPIVPFHDWFPDFHTYSPISGALDISGILLKTAIYALLRFNIPFFPHASFIFSSIFMYLGVITIFYSIFVAFFQVDIKRLIAYMSMSHTGFLLIAVFSANQIAYQGIIIHVISYAISTSALYCLVGQVFQRTNTRNMKEIGGLWSKMNWIPSLSLFFAVANLGIPGTGNFVGEFMILFGTFNKNMFLISVVSFSLIFTALCSLNMIQKIYFGPYFYKKNKVFIKNVSFREIFISMLLLTVLILIGVFPNIILHISEFPLNNIRTIFFNSISMTRL, from the coding sequence ATGATACTTCCTATTTTTATTTTAATTCCATTTTTAGGTGGAATTGCATGTTGGTGTTTTGATCAATATGGTATAAAAATTTCGCATTATATTGCATTGGTATTAACAAGTTTATTATTTGTTTTATCTTTTTCTTGTTTATTTTGTGATTTAACAATTTTTGTTTCTCATTCATATAAATCTTTTTGGAACTTTGAATATCAAACTTCTTGGATTCCACAATTAGGAATTACTTTTTATTTAGCTGCTGATAGTTTGTCAATTTTAATGTTGGTTTTGACTAATTTTTTAGGAATGATATCAGTACTTTGTTCATGGAACAGAATCGAAAAAAAAATTGGTTTTTTTTATTTGAATTTATTATGGATTTTAAGTTTTTCCGTAGGTATTTTTTTGTCTATTGATCTTTTTTTATTTTTCTTTTTTTGGGAAATAATAATTTTTCCAATGTATTTTTTAATTATATTATGGGGATATAAAGTTAATAGTAAAAATACATGTTTAAATAGGTACATAGCAGCTAATAAGTTTTTTATATATTCTCAATTTTCTGGTTTAATCTTATTATTTTCAATATTACTTTTAGTTTATTCTAATTATACATGTACTCATGTTTTAAGTTTTAACTATGATATATTACGTAATGTGTCTCTTGGTATTTTTATGGAAACTTTTATTATGATTGGTTTCTTTTTAGCTTTTTCTATAAAAATTCCTATAGTTCCATTTCACGATTGGTTTCCAGATTTTCATACATATTCTCCTATTTCAGGTGCTTTAGATATTTCTGGAATTTTATTGAAAACGGCTATTTATGCACTGTTACGATTTAATATTCCTTTTTTTCCACATGCTTCGTTTATTTTTTCATCTATTTTTATGTATTTAGGAGTTATAACAATATTTTATTCTATATTTGTAGCTTTTTTTCAAGTTGACATTAAACGTTTAATAGCTTATATGTCAATGTCACATACAGGATTTTTATTAATTGCTGTGTTTAGTGCTAATCAAATAGCATATCAAGGAATAATTATTCATGTTATTTCTTATGCCATTTCTACTTCTGCTTTATATTGTCTTGTAGGTCAAGTATTTCAACGTACTAATACTCGGAATATGAAAGAAATAGGTGGTTTATGGTCAAAAATGAATTGGATACCTAGTTTATCTTTGTTTTTTGCAGTCGCAAATTTAGGAATTCCAGGAACAGGTAATTTCGTTGGCGAGTTTATGATATTATTTGGAACATTTAATAAAAATATGTTTTTGATTAGTGTTGTTTCTTTTTCTTTAATTTTTACAGCATTATGTTCATTAAATATGATACAAAAAATATATTTTGGTCCTTATTTTTATAAAAAAAATAAAGTTTTTATTAAAAACGTTTCTTTCCGAGAAATATTTATATCAATGTTACTATTGACAGTTTTGATTTTAATTGGAGTGTTTCCTAACATAATTTTACATATATCTGAGTTTCCACTAAATAATATTCGAACGATTTTTTTTAATTCTATTTCAATGACAAGGTTATAA
- the nuoL gene encoding NADH-quinone oxidoreductase subunit L — protein sequence MNIIHIIVLFPLISCVALLFFKKIFSDSQVIKFSVGSILVSMFFSIYFIKNFSYQNDNIFVETLWTFIAVDNFQINFGFLIDGLSLTMLIMVTCIGFLVHLFSSWYMGFKTQLSSFFAYMNLFIFSMIVLVLSDNLIFMFLGWEGVGICSYLLVGYYYKNINAGYAALKGFFITRIGDVFLLLSIFLIYKEFGTTNFEELKLIFKMIKIKEHIFSLHLITIFLLLGAIGKSAQIPLQTWLADAMMGPTPVSALIHAATMVTAGIYLISRTYFLFSLIPVVLYILGIIGSITLIVSCCSALVQTDVKRILAYSTMSQISYMFIALSMQNWTAAIQHLVAHAIFKALIFLAAGSIIILLKNEKNIFKMGGLKRHIPLLYISFLVGGSSLASFPFITSGFYSKRNILFFAFENNFMLFFISGLIGLFLTTLYTYRMIFVIFFGTTKRKLLSPTEFTHSFPLIVLIIFSTFIELYINFPLFQTFSIEKKVIHFNFYLEIICSFISLFGISLSYYLWVVNKKIINNLLCTKVGIFFNQFFFNACGFDYIYNVLFVNPYLYITKFLMFDPLGNFFNHFKNLFYFIYRNFVFIHNGYLRAYLLWILLGCIACLETIILYV from the coding sequence ATGAATATTATTCATATAATAGTTTTATTTCCTTTAATAAGTTGTGTAGCATTATTATTTTTTAAGAAAATTTTTTCTGATTCTCAGGTTATAAAGTTTTCAGTAGGATCTATATTAGTATCTATGTTTTTTTCTATATATTTCATAAAAAATTTTTCTTATCAGAATGATAATATATTTGTTGAAACGTTGTGGACATTTATAGCTGTTGATAATTTTCAAATTAATTTTGGATTTTTAATAGATGGTTTGTCTCTCACAATGTTGATTATGGTGACTTGCATTGGTTTTTTAGTTCATTTATTTTCTTCTTGGTATATGGGATTTAAAACGCAGTTATCAAGTTTTTTTGCATATATGAACTTATTTATTTTTAGTATGATTGTATTAGTTTTATCAGATAATTTGATATTTATGTTTTTAGGATGGGAAGGAGTAGGAATATGTTCTTATTTGTTAGTAGGATATTATTACAAGAATATTAATGCTGGTTACGCTGCTTTAAAAGGATTTTTCATTACTCGCATTGGAGACGTTTTTTTATTATTATCAATATTTTTAATTTATAAAGAATTTGGAACGACTAATTTTGAAGAATTGAAATTAATTTTTAAAATGATCAAAATAAAGGAACATATATTTTCATTACATCTTATTACTATTTTTTTATTATTGGGAGCTATAGGGAAATCTGCTCAAATTCCGTTACAAACATGGTTAGCAGACGCAATGATGGGCCCAACCCCGGTATCTGCTTTAATACATGCAGCTACTATGGTAACAGCTGGAATTTATTTAATTTCAAGAACTTATTTTTTATTTTCATTAATTCCAGTAGTTTTATATATTTTGGGAATAATAGGTAGTATTACTTTAATTGTTTCTTGCTGTTCAGCATTAGTTCAAACTGATGTAAAACGTATATTGGCATATTCTACTATGAGTCAAATAAGTTACATGTTTATTGCATTAAGTATGCAAAACTGGACAGCTGCTATTCAACATTTAGTTGCACATGCCATTTTTAAGGCTCTTATTTTTCTCGCCGCCGGTTCAATAATTATTTTGTTAAAAAATGAAAAAAATATTTTTAAAATGGGAGGTTTAAAACGTCATATTCCTTTACTATATATATCTTTTTTAGTTGGTGGATCTTCTCTTGCTTCATTTCCATTTATTACATCAGGATTTTATAGTAAAAGAAATATCTTGTTTTTTGCTTTTGAAAATAATTTTATGCTGTTTTTTATATCGGGATTGATCGGTTTATTTCTAACTACATTGTATACATATAGAATGATATTTGTTATTTTTTTTGGAACTACAAAAAGAAAACTTCTGTCTCCTACAGAGTTTACTCATAGTTTTCCATTAATTGTACTCATAATATTTTCTACATTTATTGAATTGTATATAAATTTTCCATTATTTCAAACATTTTCTATAGAAAAAAAAGTTATTCATTTTAATTTTTATTTAGAAATAATATGCAGTTTTATATCTTTATTTGGTATTTCTTTATCTTATTATTTATGGGTAGTCAATAAAAAAATTATTAATAATTTATTATGTACTAAAGTAGGGATTTTTTTCAACCAGTTTTTTTTTAATGCTTGTGGTTTTGATTATATATATAACGTTTTATTTGTAAATCCATATCTTTATATTACTAAATTTCTAATGTTTGATCCTTTAGGTAATTTTTTCAATCATTTTAAAAATTTGTTTTATTTTATTTATCGTAATTTTGTTTTTATACATAATGGTTATTTAAGAGCATATTTGTTATGGATTTTATTAGGATGCATAGCTTGTTTAGAAACTATAATTTTATACGTTTAA
- the nuoI gene encoding NADH-quinone oxidoreductase subunit NuoI produces MKILEVMYFLFSQIRSIWLTFINIFSKRETIMYPEKPIYLPPRYRGRIILSRTLQGEERCVACNLCSVVCPVGCISLKKSSLKSYNRWYPKFFRINFSRCIFCGLCEEACPTAAIQLIPDFELSEYKRQDLVYEKEDLLISGPGKYSDYNFYSFSGVKVQNRDKGNLDYESYPIDVKTLLP; encoded by the coding sequence ATGAAAATTTTAGAAGTAATGTATTTTCTATTTAGTCAAATTCGAAGTATTTGGTTAACTTTTATTAATATTTTCTCAAAGCGAGAAACTATAATGTATCCTGAAAAACCTATTTATCTTCCTCCGAGATATAGAGGTCGTATTATATTATCTCGTACTTTACAAGGAGAAGAACGATGTGTAGCTTGTAATTTGTGCTCTGTGGTTTGTCCTGTAGGCTGTATTTCTTTAAAAAAATCTTCTTTAAAATCTTATAATCGTTGGTATCCAAAATTTTTTCGAATAAACTTTTCCCGTTGTATATTTTGTGGATTATGTGAAGAAGCTTGTCCTACTGCTGCTATTCAATTAATTCCTGATTTCGAGTTATCAGAATATAAGAGACAAGATTTGGTTTATGAAAAAGAAGATTTATTAATTTCAGGACCGGGAAAATATTCTGATTATAACTTTTATAGTTTTTCAGGTGTAAAAGTACAAAATAGAGACAAGGGTAATTTAGATTATGAATCTTATCCTATTGATGTTAAGACATTATTACCTTAA
- the nuoK gene encoding NADH-quinone oxidoreductase subunit NuoK, giving the protein MIPLFHGLFLSSVLLILGFLSLIIHKNILCMLISLEIMLNAAALALVVVGSYWNQVDGQIMYILIVTLGASESGIGLALLIQCYRKFKTLNIDKLSEMHG; this is encoded by the coding sequence ATGATTCCTTTATTCCATGGTCTATTTTTATCTTCAGTTTTATTAATTCTAGGTTTTTTATCTTTAATAATACATAAAAATATTTTATGTATGTTGATTAGTTTAGAAATTATGCTTAATGCTGCTGCATTAGCATTAGTAGTTGTAGGTAGTTATTGGAATCAAGTAGATGGACAAATCATGTATATCTTAATCGTGACTTTAGGTGCTTCAGAATCAGGAATAGGGTTAGCACTTTTAATACAATGTTATCGCAAATTTAAAACTTTAAATATTGATAAATTAAGTGAGATGCATGGATGA